One Setaria italica strain Yugu1 chromosome I, Setaria_italica_v2.0, whole genome shotgun sequence DNA window includes the following coding sequences:
- the LOC101764231 gene encoding diacylglycerol kinase 7, whose translation MEGAGEVSAAAGNGNGNGSARRPSTAPSARVSIWESVRACGVWGKEVDKAELRSQVVMPLHLRRAVAKAVTTKDEAAGVAAAAAEEEEEREKEEGPTVAPVVVFVNSRSGGRHGPELKVRLHELITEEQVFDLSVVKPSDFVHYGLSCLERLADQGDNCAKAAREKMRIVVAGGDGTVGWMLGCLSDLYKMKREPVPPTGIIPLGTGNDLARSFGWGGSFPFGWRSAVKRYLSKAATGPICRLDSWQTVIQMPEGEIKELPYALKKVEPADRLEISQENGSELPEKASCYKGVFYNYLSIGMDAQVAYGFHHLRDEKPYLAQGPVANKLIYAGYSCTQGWFCTPCTASPQLRGLKNILRLYIKKVNCSEWEQVQMPSSVRSLVVLNLYNYGSGRHPWGDLKPEYLEKRGFVEAHSDDGLLEIFGLKEGWHASFVMAELIKAKHIAQAAAIKFEMRGGEWNRAYVQMDGEPWKQPLIQELSTILEINKVPYHSLMINGDQ comes from the exons ATGGAGGGAGCGGGGGAGgtgtcggccgccgccggcaacgGCAACGGAAACGGCTCCGCGCGGAGGCCGTCGACGGCGCCGTCGGCGCGGGTGTCGATCTGGGAGTCGGTGCGCGCGTGCGGGGTATGGGggaaggaggtggacaaggcCGAGCTCCGGAGCCAGGTCGTCATGCCGCTCCACCTGCGCCGCGCGGTCGCCAAGGCCGTCACGACCAaggacgaggccgccggcgtggcggcggcggcggcggaggaggaggaggagagggagaaggaggaggggcCTACGGTGGCGCCCGTGGTCGTGTTCGTGAACTCGCGGAGCGGCGGGCGCCACGGGCCCGAGCTCAAGGTGCGGCTGCACGAGCTCATCACCGAGGAGCAG GTCTTCGATCTTTCTGTTGTGAAGCCTTCAGATTTTGTTCACTATGGCTTGAGTTGTTTGGAGAGGTTAGCTGATCAAGGTGATAACTGCGCGAAAGCCGCTCGTGAAAAAATGAGGATTGTG GTTGCTGGAGGTGATGGCACAGTTGGTTGGATGCTTGGTTGTCTGTCAGATCTTTATAAGATGAAAAGGGAACCGGTTCCACCCACAGGAATTATTCCACTCGGTACAGGAAATGATCTTGCTAGATCATTTGGATGG GGTGGCTCTTTTCCCTTTGGTTGGCGCTCAGCTGTAAAGCGTTATCTCAGCAAGGCTGCCACGGGTCCCATTTGCCGTCTTGACAG TTGGCAAACTGTAATTCAGATGCCAGAAGGAGAAATAAAGGAGTTGCCATATGCACTTAAGAAAGTGGAACCTGCAGATCGGCTGGAGATCAGCCAG GAGAATGGCAGTGAGTTACCCGAAAAGGCTTCTTGCTATAAAGGAGTATTCTACAACTACCTTAGCATTG GGATGGATGCTCAGGTCGCATATGGCTTCCACCATCTTCGTGATGAAAAGCCGTATCTTGCACAAGGACCAGTTGCAAATAAG TTGATTTATGCTGGATATAGCTGCACTCAGGGGTGGTTCTGTACACCTTGTACTGCAAGTCCTCAGCTAAG GGGGCTTAAGAACATTTTGCGACTTTACATTAAAAAGGTCAATTGCTCTGAGTGGGAGCAAGTTCAAATGCCTTCAAG TGTTAGATCCCTAGTTGTCTTAAATTTATACAACTATGGCAGTGGAAGGCATCCATGGGGTGATCTTAAACCTGAATATCTTGAAAAG AGGGGTTTTGTAGAAGCTCATTCAGATGATGGCTTGCTTGAAATATTTGGACTGAAAGAAGGTTGGCATGCTTCATTTGTTATGGCTGAGCTTATAAAGGCAAAGCACATTGCCCag GCTGCGGCTATAAAGTTCGAAATGAGGGGAGGCGAGTGGAATCGAGCATATGTTCAAATGGATGGAGAGCCATGGAAACAACCACTTATTCAGGAACTGTCAACGATTCTGGAAATAAACAAAGTTCCGTATCACTCTCTCATGATCAATGGGgatcaatga
- the LOC101764923 gene encoding eukaryotic translation initiation factor 3 subunit G-like has product MVAVMQKQQHHTERWGDLLDDDGCDLDLGVLLPPPVVAGPDAKGIKKVIEYRIDAEGNKVKVTTTKRVRTVRRSKNAIERRSWSKFGDAAKEDAESRLTMVSTEEILFDRTSASGSKAEETKVDSLVKTDEKVGGLLMVCRTCGKKGDHWTSKCPYKDLAPQQGESSTDRPPSADGSATPGKGGAYVPVFRRSGADRSGVDVMRRRNDENSIRVTNLSEDARDPDLAELFGQFGPLNRVYVALDRATGESRGFGFVNFVHREDGEKAIKKLNGYGYDNLILCVDWAAPRPN; this is encoded by the exons ATGGTAGCGGTgatgcagaagcagcagcaccacACGGAACGGTGGGGCGATCTCCTGGACGACGACGGCTGCGACCTCGACCTCGGCgtgctcctcccgccgccggtcgTCGCCGGGCCCGACGCCAAGGGCATCAAGAAGGTGATCGAGTACCGGATCGACGCCGAGGGCAACAAGGTCAAGGTCACCACCACCAAGCGCGTCCGCACGGTGCGCCGCTCCAAGAACGCCATCGAGCGCCGCTCCTGGTCCAAGTTCGGCGATGCCGCCAAGGAGGACGCCGAATCGCGGCTCACCATGGTATCCACGGAAGAGATCCTCTTCGATCGCACGAGTGCCTCAG GGAGCAAAGCTGAGGAGACTAAAGTTGATTCACTGGTCAAGACAGATGAAAAGGTGGGAGGTCTTCTCATGGTTTGCAGAACCTGTGGGAAGAAGGGTGACCACTGGACCTCAAAGTGCCCCTATAAGGACCTTGCTCCACAACAGGGTGAAAGTTCTACCGACAGGCCTCCTAGTGCGGACGGCTCTGCAACTCCTGGGAAGGGTGGAGCATATGTTCCTGTTTTCAGGAGGTCAGGTGCTGATAGGAGTGGAGTAGACGTGATGAGGCGGAGGAACGATGAGAACTCGATCCGCGTGACCAACCTCTCAGAGGATGCACGCGATCCGGATCTCGCAGAGCTGTTCGGCCAGTTTGGCCCTCTTAACCGTGTATATGTGGCATTAGATCGCGCGACTGGAGAAAGCAGGGGGTTTGGCTTCGTCAACTTTGTTCACAGGGAGGATGGCGAGAAGGCTATCAAGAAGCTCAATGGTTACGGTTACGATAACCTTATCCTATGCGTCGATTGGGCAGCACCAAGGCCCAACTAG
- the LOC101765313 gene encoding uncharacterized protein LOC101765313: protein MAATAAASPARASWRSAIPATSASAAGSCFRVGARRFAGLQTTSTCPHQATRLPAAHVKSGEAEGRPSTESAAAGTPDEESLRRELETAIQEEDYARAAALRDELRVLQQDGRSAVLAANTRFYTAFKNGDLVAMHQAWAKGDHVYVVHPSAGRISGYEMVMQSWEMVCDADYEFPLQIDLQDVEVHVRGDVGYVTCLELVRTKGSSSWGKQVATNVFEKVDGKWFMCIHHASHFDE, encoded by the exons atggcggcgacggcggcggcctctcCGGCGAGGGCTTCGTGGCGGTCCGCGATTCCGGCGACCTCTGCATCCGCAGCCGGAAGCTGCTTCCGCGTCGGAGCTAGGCGCTT CGCAGGGCTCCAAACGACGAGCACATGTCCGCACCAAGCCACAAGGCTCCCAGCTGCTCACGTCAAGAGCGGGGAAGCCGAAGGGCGTCCGAGCAcggagagcgccgccgccggcaccccgGACGAAGAGTCCCTGCGACGTGAGCTCGAGACGGCGATCCAGGAGGAGGACtacgcccgcgccgcggcgctgcgGGACGAGCTCCGCGTGCTCCAGCAGGACGGCAGGTCGGCGGTCCTGGCGGCGAACACCCGGTTCTACACGGCGTTCAAGAACGGCGACCTCGTGGCGATGCACCAGGCCTGGGCCAAGGGCGACCACGTCTACGTGGTGCACCCGTCGGCGGGGAGGATCTCCGGGTACGAGATGGTGATGCAGAGCTGGGAGATGGTCTGCGACGCCGACTACGAGTTCCCGCTGCAGATCGACCTGCAGGACGTGGAGGTCCATGTCAGAGGCGACGTCGGTTATGTCACCTGCCTGGAGCTGGTCAGGACCAAGGGGAGCAGCAGCTGGGGGAAGCAGGTGGCAACCAATGTGTTTGAGAAGGTTGATGGCAAATGGTTCATGTGCATCCATCATGCTTCGCACTTCGATGAGTGA